In a single window of the Pocillopora verrucosa isolate sample1 chromosome 4, ASM3666991v2, whole genome shotgun sequence genome:
- the LOC131797246 gene encoding zinc finger protein Gfi-1b-like produces the protein MPRSFLVRARQTNSPSLEKCPDSNQQKLPEVKTEKGPSVEDKAFETGSSVTSSAKNSSLNLAQETYTPRIPLPTLPRRHGVEYFDSKFPFALPRALPFPPAPPSPLVLRPVPRYGGLSFPYSCPSLTVSPDPFAYRHFAQQSPFLQRGFTGQESFFAPARVTECRDPISNLGEFFGRQESVDSEDLTSGEPTSLKTKVYKCQECGKEFKRPSSLSTHKLIHSDHKPYSCSYCGKNFLRKSDMKKHTLMHTGVKPFQCKQCGKVFSQSSNMLTHMRRHTGIKPFPCKICGRRFYRKVDVRRHTMRHEYRSSLEDGNTK, from the exons ATGCCGCGGTCATTCCTAGTCAGAGCAAGGCAAACTAACTCTCCTTCCTTGGAGAAATGTCCAGATtcaaatcagcaaaaacttccAG AAGTTAAAACGGAGAAGGGACCTTCCGTTGAAGACAAAGCATTCGAAACAGGATCCAGTGTCACTTCTTCTGCtaaaaattcatctttaaacctCGCTCAGGAAACTTATACCCCACGCATCCCTTTGCCGACGCTTCCCCGGCGACATGGTGTAGAATACTTTGATTCAAAGTTCCCGTTTGCTCTTCCAAGAGCGCTTCCGTTTCCTCCCGCTCCACCGTCGCCTTTGGTTTTGAGGCCTGTGCCGCGCTATGGTGGACTATCATTTCCTTACAGCTGCCCAAGCCTCACCGTCAGCCCAGACCCGTTTGCTTATCGTCATTTCGCTCAACAGTCGCCCTTCCTTCAAAGAGGCTTCACTGGTCAAGAGTCCTTCTTTGCTCCGGCAAGAGTAACAGAGTGCCGCGATCCTATTTCGAATTTAGGCGAATTTTTTGGGCGTCAAGAAAGTGTGGACAGCGAGGATCTCACCTCAGGAGAGCCAACCTCCTTGAAAACGAAGGTATATAAATGCCAAGAATGTGGGAAAGAATTTAAGAGGCCGTCAAGTCTCTCAACACACAAACTTATTCATTCCGATCACAAGCCTTATTCGTGCAGTTACTGTGGAAAAAACTTCCTCCGCAAATCCGACATGAAAAAGCACACGTTGATGCACACTGGGGTGAAACCATTTCAGTGTAAGCAGTGCGGCAAGGTTTTCAGTCAATCCTCTAACATGCTTACTCACATGAGGCGGCATACCGGAATTAAACCCTTCCCCTGTAAAATTTGCGGCAGAAGGTTCTACAGGAAAGTTGATGTTCGTCGGCACACTATGAGGCACGAGTATAGATCAAGTTTGGAAGACGGAAACACTAAGTGA